From the Excalfactoria chinensis isolate bCotChi1 chromosome 1, bCotChi1.hap2, whole genome shotgun sequence genome, one window contains:
- the BOC gene encoding brother of CDO isoform X3 — translation MAMTRGKKRPMSAILCLLLAATSCFAKLSESLQVTVQPASTVQKPGGPVSLGCIVNPPRVNLTWRLNGKELDGSDEVLGIHIEQGKLIITALNNRTVGRYQCIARVPEGVIASVPAVVTLANLKDFKFDGPHVIEVDEGNTAVIACDLPESHPKAQVRYSVKHEWLEASRDNYLIMPSGNLQIVNASQEDEGTYKCAAYNPVTQEVKTSVSSERLRVRRSTAEAARIIYPPEAQTIIVTKGQSLILECVASGIPPPRVTWAKDGSSVSAYNKTRFLLSNLLIDPTSEEDSGTYSCTADNGVGEAGAAFIFYNVQVFEPPEVTMELSQQIIPWGQSAKFTCEVRGNPQPSVMWLRNAVPLSASHRLRLSRRALRVVSVGPEDDGIYQCMAENEVGSAQAMVQLRTAQPGATLNPGQDAQLGSAQPPTPPSRDSALKLPLDKGSPPKPATTPLAASPQCAANKELVSPAEAPIILSSPRTSKTDSYDLVWRPRPDSRAPILYYVVKHRKQVANASDSWAVRDLPASQHRLTLTRLDPGSLYEVEMAAHNCAGEGQTAMVTFRTGRRPKPEIVASKEQQIQRDDPGTSTQSSNQSDNSRLSPPEAPDRPTISMASETSVYVTWIPRGNGGFPIQSFRVEYKKQKKSGDWVLATSDIPPSRLSVEIPDLEKGFSYKFRVRALNILGESEPSAASRPYVVSGHNNRVYERPVAGPYITFTDAINETTIMLKWMYIPASNNNTPIHGFYIYYRPTDSDNDSDYKKDVVEGDRYWHSISHLQPETSYDIKMQCFNEGGESEFSNVMICETKARKSLGLPGRLPPSTVAPQQHPPLSGGHSGLGTGAMVARSSDLPYLIVGVVLGSIVLLIVAFIPFCLWRAWSKQKQTIDMGFPGAGLLVSSCQYTMVPLRGISAPRANGHPYVNGQPYASGTHLNGICSSAGVDYVSTKPQDYSPDDMQQSHEETNALLQARVLQNGNVQRDYQPTRLPNSRQEDSSFLYSLPDDSTHQLLQPQDDCPHIQERFIGLHHPAMGNKVGGSSLDPRRDPLFHHGSPFCLGLVPVEEVERLDCCQSRGDLHSQAPVLTSLSQDLQGHLNSSLPSQRPLETHSPVS, via the exons ATGGCAATGACACGTGGAAAGAAGAGACCCATGTCCGCCATCCTTTGCCTCCTCCTCGCAGCCACAAGCTGCTTTGCCAAACTGA GTGAATCTCTGCAAGTCACTGTGCAGCCTGCCTCCACCGTCCAGAAGCCCGGGGGCCCAGTCAGCCTGGGTTGTATTGTGAACCCCCCAAGAGTGAACCTTACCTGGAGACTGAATGGAAAGGAGCTGGATGGATCAGATGAGGTGCTGGGGATCCACATTGAGCAAGGGAAACTCATTATCACAGCTCTCAACAACCGCACCGTGGGGCGATACCAGTGCATTGCTCGTGTGCCCGAAGGAGTCATTGCCAGTGTCCCTGCAGTGGTCACCTTAGCTA ATCTCAAGGATTTCAAGTTTGATGGCCCTCACGTGATTGAGGTGGATGAAGGCAACACGGCCGTCATCGCCTGTGACCTGCCTGAAAGCCATCCCAAGGCCCAGGTCCGCTACAGCGTGAAGCATGAGTGGCTGGAGGCCTCCCGAG ACAATTACCTTATCATGCCATCCGGGAACCTTCAGATCGTCAATGCCAGCCAGGAGGATGAGGGGACTTATAAATGTGCTGCCTACAACCCTGTGACACAGGAGGTTAAAACCTCAGTCTCCAGTGAGAGGCTCCGTGTGAGAC GCTCCACAGCAGAGGCCGCTCGGATAATCTACCCACCTGAAGCTCAGACCATCATTGTCACTAAAGGACAAAGCCTCATCTTGGAGTGTGTGGCCAGTGGGATCCCCCCACCCCGTGTCACCTGGGCCAAAGATGGCTCCAGTGTCTCAGCGTACAATAAGACACGGTTCCTGCTCAGCAACCTTCTGATTGACCCCACCAGTGAGGAGGACTCGGGCACCTACAGCTGCACGGCTGACAATGGGGTTGGTGAGGCTGGAGCAGCATTCATCTTCTACAATGTGCAGGTGTTTG AGCCCCCAGAGGTCACCATGGAGCTGTCCCAGCAGATCATTCCCTGGGGCCAAAGTGCCAAGTTCACCTGTGAGGTGCGAGGGAACCCCCAGCCCTCAGTCATGTGGCTGCGCAATGCCGTGCCCCTCTCTGCCAGCCACCGGCTCCGGCTGTCCCGCCGGGCCCTGCGAGTGGTCAGTGTGGGGCCCGAAGATGATGGAATTTACCAGTGCATGGCAGAGAACGAGGTGGGGAGCGCTCAAGCCATGGTGCAGCTGAGGACGGCCCAGCCAG GAGCCACCCTCAACCCTGGGCAAGATGCACAGCTGGGTTCAGCTCAGCCTCCAACACCGCCTTCCAGGGACAGTGCCTTAAAGCTGCCTCTGGATAAAGGTAGTCCACCAAAGCCTGCGACCACCCCACTGGCAGCATCTCCACAGTGTGCAGCCAACAAGGAGCTGGTGTCTCCAGCCGAGGCCCCCATCATCCTCAGTTCTCCCCGGACATCCAAAACAGACAGCTACGACCTAGTGTGGAGACCCCGGCCCGACAGCAGGGCCCCGATCCTCTACTATGTGGTGAAGCATCGCAAG CAGGTGGCCAACGCTTCAGACAGCTGGGCAGTGAGAGATCTGCCAGCCTCGCAGCACCGCCTGACACTCACCAGGCTGGATCCCGGAAGCCTCTACGAGGTGGAGATGGCCGCTCACAACTGTGCCGGCGAGGGACAGACGGCCATGGTGACCTTCCGGACTG GCCGGCGCCCAAAACCAGAGATTGTTGCcagcaaagaacagcaaatcCAAAGGGACGACCCAGGCACGAGCACTCAGAGCAGCAACCAGTCTGACAACAGCCGGCTGTCCC CTCCAGAGGCACCAGATCGTCCAACCATCTCCATGGCATCAGAGACATCCGTGTATGTGACCTGGATCCCCCGTGGGAATGGTGGATTTCCTATCCAGTCTTTCCGTGTGGAAtataagaaacagaagaagtCGGGAGACTGGGTTCTGGCCACCAGTGACATTCCTCCCTCTCGTCTCTCTGTGGAGATCCCAGACCTGGAAAAAG GCTTTTCCTATAAGTTTCGTGTCCGAGCACTGAACATCCTGGGAGAAAGCGAACCCAGTGCTGCGTCTCGTCCATATGTGGTGTCTGGGCACAACAACCGAGTCTATGAGCGCCCTGTGGCTGGGCCGTACATCACCTTCACGGATGCCATTAATGAGACCACCATCATGCTGAAGTGGATG TATATTCCAGCCAGCAACAACAACACTCCTATCCATGGCTTTTACATCTACTACCGCCCCACAGACAGTGACAATGACAGTGACTACAAGAAGGATGTGGTAGAAG GAGATCGATACTGGCACTCCATCAGCCACCTTCAGCCAGAGACCTCATATGACATCAAGATGCAGTGCTTCAATGAAGGTGGTGAAAGCGAGTTCAGCAACGTGATGATCTGTGAAACCAAag CTCGGAAATCTCTTGGTCTGCCGGGTCGTCTTCCACCGTCAACAGTGGCCCCTCAGCAGCATCCCCCACTTAGTGGTGGGCACAGTGGCCTGGGGACAGGAGCCATGGTGGCCCGTTCTAGTGACCTACCATACTTGATCGTAGGCGTTGTGCTGGGCTCTATTGTActcctcattgtggccttcatCCCCTTTTGCCTTTGGAGAGCCTGGTCCAAGCAGA AGCAAACCATTGACATGGGCTtcccaggagctgggctgctggtgTCATCCTGCCAGTACACGATGGTGCCCCTGAGGGGCATTTCTGCTCCTCGTGCCAATGGACATCCCTATGTTAATGGGCAGCCCTATGCTAGTGGGACACATCTGAACGGCATCTGCTCCTCTGCAGGAGTGGACTATGTGAGCACAAAGCCCCAGGATTACAGTCCAGATGACATGCAGCAG TCACACGAGGAGACCAATGCCTTGCTGCAGGCAAGAGTGCTGCAAAATGGGAATGTCCAGCGAGACTACCAGCCCACCAG ACTGCCCAATTCAAGACAAGAAGACAGCTCTTTCCTGTACAGTCTCCCAGATGACTCCACTCACCAACTTCTCCAGCCACAAGATGACTGTCCACACATTCAAGAGCGCTTCATTGGCCTGCATCATCCAGCAATGGGCAACAAAGTGGGAGGTTCTAGTTTGGATCCTCGACGAGATCCGCTGTTCCACCACG GAAGCCCTTTCTGCCTAGGCCTGGTGCCAGTGGAAGAGGTAGAAAGACTAGACTGCTGCCAGTCCAGAGGAGACCTCCATTCCCAGGCTCCAGTGCTCACATCTTTGAGTCAGGACCTACAAGGACATCTGAACAGCAGCTTACCATCACAGAGGCCCTTGGAGACTCATTCTCCTGTCAGTTAG
- the BOC gene encoding brother of CDO isoform X2, with protein sequence MAMTRGKKRPMSAILCLLLAATSCFAKLSESLQVTVQPASTVQKPGGPVSLGCIVNPPRVNLTWRLNGKELDGSDEVLGIHIEQGKLIITALNNRTVGRYQCIARVPEGVIASVPAVVTLANLKDFKFDGPHVIEVDEGNTAVIACDLPESHPKAQVRYSVKHEWLEASRDNYLIMPSGNLQIVNASQEDEGTYKCAAYNPVTQEVKTSVSSERLRVRRSTAEAARIIYPPEAQTIIVTKGQSLILECVASGIPPPRVTWAKDGSSVSAYNKTRFLLSNLLIDPTSEEDSGTYSCTADNGVGEAGAAFIFYNVQVFEPPEVTMELSQQIIPWGQSAKFTCEVRGNPQPSVMWLRNAVPLSASHRLRLSRRALRVVSVGPEDDGIYQCMAENEVGSAQAMVQLRTAQPGATLNPGQDAQLGSAQPPTPPSRDSALKLPLDKGSPPKPATTPLAASPQCAANKELVSPAEAPIILSSPRTSKTDSYDLVWRPRPDSRAPILYYVVKHRKVANASDSWAVRDLPASQHRLTLTRLDPGSLYEVEMAAHNCAGEGQTAMVTFRTGKGRRPKPEIVASKEQQIQRDDPGTSTQSSNQSDNSRLSPPEAPDRPTISMASETSVYVTWIPRGNGGFPIQSFRVEYKKQKKSGDWVLATSDIPPSRLSVEIPDLEKGFSYKFRVRALNILGESEPSAASRPYVVSGHNNRVYERPVAGPYITFTDAINETTIMLKWMYIPASNNNTPIHGFYIYYRPTDSDNDSDYKKDVVEGDRYWHSISHLQPETSYDIKMQCFNEGGESEFSNVMICETKARKSLGLPGRLPPSTVAPQQHPPLSGGHSGLGTGAMVARSSDLPYLIVGVVLGSIVLLIVAFIPFCLWRAWSKQKQTIDMGFPGAGLLVSSCQYTMVPLRGISAPRANGHPYVNGQPYASGTHLNGICSSAGVDYVSTKPQDYSPDDMQQSHEETNALLQARVLQNGNVQRDYQPTRLPNSRQEDSSFLYSLPDDSTHQLLQPQDDCPHIQERFIGLHHPAMGNKVGGSSLDPRRDPLFHHGSPFCLGLVPVEEVERLDCCQSRGDLHSQAPVLTSLSQDLQGHLNSSLPSQRPLETHSPVS encoded by the exons ATGGCAATGACACGTGGAAAGAAGAGACCCATGTCCGCCATCCTTTGCCTCCTCCTCGCAGCCACAAGCTGCTTTGCCAAACTGA GTGAATCTCTGCAAGTCACTGTGCAGCCTGCCTCCACCGTCCAGAAGCCCGGGGGCCCAGTCAGCCTGGGTTGTATTGTGAACCCCCCAAGAGTGAACCTTACCTGGAGACTGAATGGAAAGGAGCTGGATGGATCAGATGAGGTGCTGGGGATCCACATTGAGCAAGGGAAACTCATTATCACAGCTCTCAACAACCGCACCGTGGGGCGATACCAGTGCATTGCTCGTGTGCCCGAAGGAGTCATTGCCAGTGTCCCTGCAGTGGTCACCTTAGCTA ATCTCAAGGATTTCAAGTTTGATGGCCCTCACGTGATTGAGGTGGATGAAGGCAACACGGCCGTCATCGCCTGTGACCTGCCTGAAAGCCATCCCAAGGCCCAGGTCCGCTACAGCGTGAAGCATGAGTGGCTGGAGGCCTCCCGAG ACAATTACCTTATCATGCCATCCGGGAACCTTCAGATCGTCAATGCCAGCCAGGAGGATGAGGGGACTTATAAATGTGCTGCCTACAACCCTGTGACACAGGAGGTTAAAACCTCAGTCTCCAGTGAGAGGCTCCGTGTGAGAC GCTCCACAGCAGAGGCCGCTCGGATAATCTACCCACCTGAAGCTCAGACCATCATTGTCACTAAAGGACAAAGCCTCATCTTGGAGTGTGTGGCCAGTGGGATCCCCCCACCCCGTGTCACCTGGGCCAAAGATGGCTCCAGTGTCTCAGCGTACAATAAGACACGGTTCCTGCTCAGCAACCTTCTGATTGACCCCACCAGTGAGGAGGACTCGGGCACCTACAGCTGCACGGCTGACAATGGGGTTGGTGAGGCTGGAGCAGCATTCATCTTCTACAATGTGCAGGTGTTTG AGCCCCCAGAGGTCACCATGGAGCTGTCCCAGCAGATCATTCCCTGGGGCCAAAGTGCCAAGTTCACCTGTGAGGTGCGAGGGAACCCCCAGCCCTCAGTCATGTGGCTGCGCAATGCCGTGCCCCTCTCTGCCAGCCACCGGCTCCGGCTGTCCCGCCGGGCCCTGCGAGTGGTCAGTGTGGGGCCCGAAGATGATGGAATTTACCAGTGCATGGCAGAGAACGAGGTGGGGAGCGCTCAAGCCATGGTGCAGCTGAGGACGGCCCAGCCAG GAGCCACCCTCAACCCTGGGCAAGATGCACAGCTGGGTTCAGCTCAGCCTCCAACACCGCCTTCCAGGGACAGTGCCTTAAAGCTGCCTCTGGATAAAGGTAGTCCACCAAAGCCTGCGACCACCCCACTGGCAGCATCTCCACAGTGTGCAGCCAACAAGGAGCTGGTGTCTCCAGCCGAGGCCCCCATCATCCTCAGTTCTCCCCGGACATCCAAAACAGACAGCTACGACCTAGTGTGGAGACCCCGGCCCGACAGCAGGGCCCCGATCCTCTACTATGTGGTGAAGCATCGCAAG GTGGCCAACGCTTCAGACAGCTGGGCAGTGAGAGATCTGCCAGCCTCGCAGCACCGCCTGACACTCACCAGGCTGGATCCCGGAAGCCTCTACGAGGTGGAGATGGCCGCTCACAACTGTGCCGGCGAGGGACAGACGGCCATGGTGACCTTCCGGACTGGTAAAG GCCGGCGCCCAAAACCAGAGATTGTTGCcagcaaagaacagcaaatcCAAAGGGACGACCCAGGCACGAGCACTCAGAGCAGCAACCAGTCTGACAACAGCCGGCTGTCCC CTCCAGAGGCACCAGATCGTCCAACCATCTCCATGGCATCAGAGACATCCGTGTATGTGACCTGGATCCCCCGTGGGAATGGTGGATTTCCTATCCAGTCTTTCCGTGTGGAAtataagaaacagaagaagtCGGGAGACTGGGTTCTGGCCACCAGTGACATTCCTCCCTCTCGTCTCTCTGTGGAGATCCCAGACCTGGAAAAAG GCTTTTCCTATAAGTTTCGTGTCCGAGCACTGAACATCCTGGGAGAAAGCGAACCCAGTGCTGCGTCTCGTCCATATGTGGTGTCTGGGCACAACAACCGAGTCTATGAGCGCCCTGTGGCTGGGCCGTACATCACCTTCACGGATGCCATTAATGAGACCACCATCATGCTGAAGTGGATG TATATTCCAGCCAGCAACAACAACACTCCTATCCATGGCTTTTACATCTACTACCGCCCCACAGACAGTGACAATGACAGTGACTACAAGAAGGATGTGGTAGAAG GAGATCGATACTGGCACTCCATCAGCCACCTTCAGCCAGAGACCTCATATGACATCAAGATGCAGTGCTTCAATGAAGGTGGTGAAAGCGAGTTCAGCAACGTGATGATCTGTGAAACCAAag CTCGGAAATCTCTTGGTCTGCCGGGTCGTCTTCCACCGTCAACAGTGGCCCCTCAGCAGCATCCCCCACTTAGTGGTGGGCACAGTGGCCTGGGGACAGGAGCCATGGTGGCCCGTTCTAGTGACCTACCATACTTGATCGTAGGCGTTGTGCTGGGCTCTATTGTActcctcattgtggccttcatCCCCTTTTGCCTTTGGAGAGCCTGGTCCAAGCAGA AGCAAACCATTGACATGGGCTtcccaggagctgggctgctggtgTCATCCTGCCAGTACACGATGGTGCCCCTGAGGGGCATTTCTGCTCCTCGTGCCAATGGACATCCCTATGTTAATGGGCAGCCCTATGCTAGTGGGACACATCTGAACGGCATCTGCTCCTCTGCAGGAGTGGACTATGTGAGCACAAAGCCCCAGGATTACAGTCCAGATGACATGCAGCAG TCACACGAGGAGACCAATGCCTTGCTGCAGGCAAGAGTGCTGCAAAATGGGAATGTCCAGCGAGACTACCAGCCCACCAG ACTGCCCAATTCAAGACAAGAAGACAGCTCTTTCCTGTACAGTCTCCCAGATGACTCCACTCACCAACTTCTCCAGCCACAAGATGACTGTCCACACATTCAAGAGCGCTTCATTGGCCTGCATCATCCAGCAATGGGCAACAAAGTGGGAGGTTCTAGTTTGGATCCTCGACGAGATCCGCTGTTCCACCACG GAAGCCCTTTCTGCCTAGGCCTGGTGCCAGTGGAAGAGGTAGAAAGACTAGACTGCTGCCAGTCCAGAGGAGACCTCCATTCCCAGGCTCCAGTGCTCACATCTTTGAGTCAGGACCTACAAGGACATCTGAACAGCAGCTTACCATCACAGAGGCCCTTGGAGACTCATTCTCCTGTCAGTTAG
- the BOC gene encoding brother of CDO isoform X1 codes for MAMTRGKKRPMSAILCLLLAATSCFAKLSESLQVTVQPASTVQKPGGPVSLGCIVNPPRVNLTWRLNGKELDGSDEVLGIHIEQGKLIITALNNRTVGRYQCIARVPEGVIASVPAVVTLANLKDFKFDGPHVIEVDEGNTAVIACDLPESHPKAQVRYSVKHEWLEASRDNYLIMPSGNLQIVNASQEDEGTYKCAAYNPVTQEVKTSVSSERLRVRRSTAEAARIIYPPEAQTIIVTKGQSLILECVASGIPPPRVTWAKDGSSVSAYNKTRFLLSNLLIDPTSEEDSGTYSCTADNGVGEAGAAFIFYNVQVFEPPEVTMELSQQIIPWGQSAKFTCEVRGNPQPSVMWLRNAVPLSASHRLRLSRRALRVVSVGPEDDGIYQCMAENEVGSAQAMVQLRTAQPGATLNPGQDAQLGSAQPPTPPSRDSALKLPLDKGSPPKPATTPLAASPQCAANKELVSPAEAPIILSSPRTSKTDSYDLVWRPRPDSRAPILYYVVKHRKQVANASDSWAVRDLPASQHRLTLTRLDPGSLYEVEMAAHNCAGEGQTAMVTFRTGKGRRPKPEIVASKEQQIQRDDPGTSTQSSNQSDNSRLSPPEAPDRPTISMASETSVYVTWIPRGNGGFPIQSFRVEYKKQKKSGDWVLATSDIPPSRLSVEIPDLEKGFSYKFRVRALNILGESEPSAASRPYVVSGHNNRVYERPVAGPYITFTDAINETTIMLKWMYIPASNNNTPIHGFYIYYRPTDSDNDSDYKKDVVEGDRYWHSISHLQPETSYDIKMQCFNEGGESEFSNVMICETKARKSLGLPGRLPPSTVAPQQHPPLSGGHSGLGTGAMVARSSDLPYLIVGVVLGSIVLLIVAFIPFCLWRAWSKQKQTIDMGFPGAGLLVSSCQYTMVPLRGISAPRANGHPYVNGQPYASGTHLNGICSSAGVDYVSTKPQDYSPDDMQQSHEETNALLQARVLQNGNVQRDYQPTRLPNSRQEDSSFLYSLPDDSTHQLLQPQDDCPHIQERFIGLHHPAMGNKVGGSSLDPRRDPLFHHGSPFCLGLVPVEEVERLDCCQSRGDLHSQAPVLTSLSQDLQGHLNSSLPSQRPLETHSPVS; via the exons ATGGCAATGACACGTGGAAAGAAGAGACCCATGTCCGCCATCCTTTGCCTCCTCCTCGCAGCCACAAGCTGCTTTGCCAAACTGA GTGAATCTCTGCAAGTCACTGTGCAGCCTGCCTCCACCGTCCAGAAGCCCGGGGGCCCAGTCAGCCTGGGTTGTATTGTGAACCCCCCAAGAGTGAACCTTACCTGGAGACTGAATGGAAAGGAGCTGGATGGATCAGATGAGGTGCTGGGGATCCACATTGAGCAAGGGAAACTCATTATCACAGCTCTCAACAACCGCACCGTGGGGCGATACCAGTGCATTGCTCGTGTGCCCGAAGGAGTCATTGCCAGTGTCCCTGCAGTGGTCACCTTAGCTA ATCTCAAGGATTTCAAGTTTGATGGCCCTCACGTGATTGAGGTGGATGAAGGCAACACGGCCGTCATCGCCTGTGACCTGCCTGAAAGCCATCCCAAGGCCCAGGTCCGCTACAGCGTGAAGCATGAGTGGCTGGAGGCCTCCCGAG ACAATTACCTTATCATGCCATCCGGGAACCTTCAGATCGTCAATGCCAGCCAGGAGGATGAGGGGACTTATAAATGTGCTGCCTACAACCCTGTGACACAGGAGGTTAAAACCTCAGTCTCCAGTGAGAGGCTCCGTGTGAGAC GCTCCACAGCAGAGGCCGCTCGGATAATCTACCCACCTGAAGCTCAGACCATCATTGTCACTAAAGGACAAAGCCTCATCTTGGAGTGTGTGGCCAGTGGGATCCCCCCACCCCGTGTCACCTGGGCCAAAGATGGCTCCAGTGTCTCAGCGTACAATAAGACACGGTTCCTGCTCAGCAACCTTCTGATTGACCCCACCAGTGAGGAGGACTCGGGCACCTACAGCTGCACGGCTGACAATGGGGTTGGTGAGGCTGGAGCAGCATTCATCTTCTACAATGTGCAGGTGTTTG AGCCCCCAGAGGTCACCATGGAGCTGTCCCAGCAGATCATTCCCTGGGGCCAAAGTGCCAAGTTCACCTGTGAGGTGCGAGGGAACCCCCAGCCCTCAGTCATGTGGCTGCGCAATGCCGTGCCCCTCTCTGCCAGCCACCGGCTCCGGCTGTCCCGCCGGGCCCTGCGAGTGGTCAGTGTGGGGCCCGAAGATGATGGAATTTACCAGTGCATGGCAGAGAACGAGGTGGGGAGCGCTCAAGCCATGGTGCAGCTGAGGACGGCCCAGCCAG GAGCCACCCTCAACCCTGGGCAAGATGCACAGCTGGGTTCAGCTCAGCCTCCAACACCGCCTTCCAGGGACAGTGCCTTAAAGCTGCCTCTGGATAAAGGTAGTCCACCAAAGCCTGCGACCACCCCACTGGCAGCATCTCCACAGTGTGCAGCCAACAAGGAGCTGGTGTCTCCAGCCGAGGCCCCCATCATCCTCAGTTCTCCCCGGACATCCAAAACAGACAGCTACGACCTAGTGTGGAGACCCCGGCCCGACAGCAGGGCCCCGATCCTCTACTATGTGGTGAAGCATCGCAAG CAGGTGGCCAACGCTTCAGACAGCTGGGCAGTGAGAGATCTGCCAGCCTCGCAGCACCGCCTGACACTCACCAGGCTGGATCCCGGAAGCCTCTACGAGGTGGAGATGGCCGCTCACAACTGTGCCGGCGAGGGACAGACGGCCATGGTGACCTTCCGGACTGGTAAAG GCCGGCGCCCAAAACCAGAGATTGTTGCcagcaaagaacagcaaatcCAAAGGGACGACCCAGGCACGAGCACTCAGAGCAGCAACCAGTCTGACAACAGCCGGCTGTCCC CTCCAGAGGCACCAGATCGTCCAACCATCTCCATGGCATCAGAGACATCCGTGTATGTGACCTGGATCCCCCGTGGGAATGGTGGATTTCCTATCCAGTCTTTCCGTGTGGAAtataagaaacagaagaagtCGGGAGACTGGGTTCTGGCCACCAGTGACATTCCTCCCTCTCGTCTCTCTGTGGAGATCCCAGACCTGGAAAAAG GCTTTTCCTATAAGTTTCGTGTCCGAGCACTGAACATCCTGGGAGAAAGCGAACCCAGTGCTGCGTCTCGTCCATATGTGGTGTCTGGGCACAACAACCGAGTCTATGAGCGCCCTGTGGCTGGGCCGTACATCACCTTCACGGATGCCATTAATGAGACCACCATCATGCTGAAGTGGATG TATATTCCAGCCAGCAACAACAACACTCCTATCCATGGCTTTTACATCTACTACCGCCCCACAGACAGTGACAATGACAGTGACTACAAGAAGGATGTGGTAGAAG GAGATCGATACTGGCACTCCATCAGCCACCTTCAGCCAGAGACCTCATATGACATCAAGATGCAGTGCTTCAATGAAGGTGGTGAAAGCGAGTTCAGCAACGTGATGATCTGTGAAACCAAag CTCGGAAATCTCTTGGTCTGCCGGGTCGTCTTCCACCGTCAACAGTGGCCCCTCAGCAGCATCCCCCACTTAGTGGTGGGCACAGTGGCCTGGGGACAGGAGCCATGGTGGCCCGTTCTAGTGACCTACCATACTTGATCGTAGGCGTTGTGCTGGGCTCTATTGTActcctcattgtggccttcatCCCCTTTTGCCTTTGGAGAGCCTGGTCCAAGCAGA AGCAAACCATTGACATGGGCTtcccaggagctgggctgctggtgTCATCCTGCCAGTACACGATGGTGCCCCTGAGGGGCATTTCTGCTCCTCGTGCCAATGGACATCCCTATGTTAATGGGCAGCCCTATGCTAGTGGGACACATCTGAACGGCATCTGCTCCTCTGCAGGAGTGGACTATGTGAGCACAAAGCCCCAGGATTACAGTCCAGATGACATGCAGCAG TCACACGAGGAGACCAATGCCTTGCTGCAGGCAAGAGTGCTGCAAAATGGGAATGTCCAGCGAGACTACCAGCCCACCAG ACTGCCCAATTCAAGACAAGAAGACAGCTCTTTCCTGTACAGTCTCCCAGATGACTCCACTCACCAACTTCTCCAGCCACAAGATGACTGTCCACACATTCAAGAGCGCTTCATTGGCCTGCATCATCCAGCAATGGGCAACAAAGTGGGAGGTTCTAGTTTGGATCCTCGACGAGATCCGCTGTTCCACCACG GAAGCCCTTTCTGCCTAGGCCTGGTGCCAGTGGAAGAGGTAGAAAGACTAGACTGCTGCCAGTCCAGAGGAGACCTCCATTCCCAGGCTCCAGTGCTCACATCTTTGAGTCAGGACCTACAAGGACATCTGAACAGCAGCTTACCATCACAGAGGCCCTTGGAGACTCATTCTCCTGTCAGTTAG